Proteins from one Juglans microcarpa x Juglans regia isolate MS1-56 chromosome 1S, Jm3101_v1.0, whole genome shotgun sequence genomic window:
- the LOC121246410 gene encoding aspartic proteinase PCS1-like, which yields MAFLQSLLLLLLLRLFIMINELQQHSVYATHETVILPLKSQTLLSPVSARKPPNKLPFQHNVTLTVSLTVGSPPQSVTMVLDTGSELSWLRCKKNPNFHSIFNPLLSSSYSPIPCSSLACKTRTKTLLLPVSCDPNKLCHATVSYADASSNEGNLAYETFYIGNSPRPGTIFGCMDSGFSSNSEEDSKTTGLMGLNRGSLSFISQMGLPKFSYCISGSDSSGVLLFGEASFTWLRPLNYTPLVQISDPLPYFDRVAYTVQLEGIKVSAKILALPKSVFVPDHTGAGQTMVDSGTQFTFLLGPVYTALKNEFIKQTKGILSPLDDPNFVFQGAMDLCFGVPSSGRSLPQLPAVTLMFRGAEMVVSGERLMYQVPGMVRGGKSVYCFTFGNSDLLGIEAFVIGHHHQQNLWMEFDLVNSRVGLAEVRCALASQRLGLGL from the coding sequence ATGGCCTTTCTTCAATCGctgcttctccttcttcttctgcgGTTGTTCATCATGATAAACGAACTGCAGCAGCACTCTGTTTATGCAACACATGAAACAGTAATATTGCCCCTCAAATCCCAGACGCTACTCTCACCTGTTTCTGCTCGAAAACCTCCTAACAAACTCCCTTTCCAGCACAACGTGACCCTCACAGTCTCACTCACCGTAGGCTCGCCCCCACAGAGCGTTACCATGGTCCTCGACACGGGGAGTGAACTCTCTTGGCTTCGCTGcaaaaaaaacccaaacttCCACTCCATATTCAACCCACTTCTATCTTCTTCCTACTCTCCAATCCCATGCTCCTCGCTCGCCTGCAAAACCCGTACCAAGACCCTACTCCTACCTGTATCCTGCGACCCGAATAAGCTCTGCCACGCGACTGTCTCCTACGCAGACGCCTCGTCCAATGAAGGCAACCTCGCGTACGAGACGTTCTATATTGGAAATTCGCCCCGACCAGGTACGATATTTGGGTGCATGGATTCCGGTTTCAGTTCCAACTCCGAAGAGGATTCCAAGACCACCGGATTGATGGGCCTGAACCGGGGGTCTTTGTCGTTTATCAGCCAAATGGGTCTCCCGAAATTCTCCTATTGCATATCGGGCAGTGACTCGTCCGGTGTTTTGCTTTTCGGTGAAGCGAGTTTCACTTGGCTCCGACCCTTGAACTACACCCCTCTGGTTCAAATCTCAGACCCGTTACCGTATTTTGATCGGGTAGCTTACACAGTTCAGCTTGAGGGGATTAAAGTGTCGGCTAAAATTTTGGCACTTCCGAAATCCGTGTTTGTGCCGGATCATACCGGGGCGGGTCAGACCATGGTCGACTCGGGCACTCAGTTCACTTTCCTACTCGGTCCGGTTTACACCGCTTTGAAGAACGAGTTCATTAAACAAACGAAGGGAATACTTAGTCCTTTGGATGACCCCAATTTCGTTTTTCAAGGAGCGATGGACTTGTGTTTCGGAGTCCCCTCGAGTGGAAGGAGTTTACCCCAGTTACCAGCAGTGACCTTAATGTTCCGAGGGGCCGAAATGGTGGTATCGGGAGAGAGATTAATGTATCAGGTACCGGGAATGGTGAGGGGTGGTAAATCGGTGTATTGTTTCACATTTGGGAACTCGGACTTGTTGGGCATAGAAGCTTTCGTGATTGGCCACCATCATCAGCAGAACTTGTGGATGGAGTTTGATTTGGTGAATTCTAGGGTCGGACTAGCAGAGGTTAGGTGTGCTCTTGCAAGTCAAAGGCTCGGCTTGGGTCTCTAA
- the LOC121246419 gene encoding probable E3 ubiquitin-protein ligase RHC2A, producing MSVPATVSYWCYRCTRFVRVSNQFSSLVCSDCHSGFVEAIDSTQRTVHADPRRRRLPAAAMLMIDHRSGNPNENLGHTLPRIRETGEEVSPFNPVIVLRGPSEGIRDGGGESRGFGLYYDDRGGSGLRPLPPSMSEFLFGSGFDHLLDQLSRIGLNGAARCEHSPASKSAIESMPTIEIGDIHLSVEPHCAVCKEQFELGSEAREMPCKHIYHSDCILPWLLIRNSCPVCRHQLPPDTGNTVAESDRTETRQTLASNSDENFGLTIWRLPGGGFAVGRFSGGRRRGGERELPEVHTEGYGGLNNGGAPGRRISWTAGGSRGRESGGFGRVLNNLIACFRGISSSGSSSSSSSNSVTRAARRSRSASSRYNSTMAVRRRRTWSMDVNGGMREW from the coding sequence ATGTCTGTGCCTGCGACGGTGTCGTATTGGTGCTACAGATGTACCCGCTTCGTCAGAGTTTCCAACCAATTCTCGTCCCTCGTGTGCTCCGATTGCCATAGCGGGTTCGTGGAAGCCATCGATAGCACGCAACGGACCGTCCACGCGGACCCGCGGCGCAGGAGGCTCCCTGCGGCCGCGATGTTAATGATTGACCACCGCTCTGGCAATCCCAACGAGAACTTGGGCCACACGCTTCCTAGGATCCGGGAGACCGGCGAGGAAGTCTCCCCCTTCAACCCTGTCATCGTGCTCCGTGGACCTTCCGAGGGCATACGCGACGGCGGTGGAGAGAGCCGTGGCTTTGGGCTTTATTACGATGATCGCGGTGGGTCCGGGCTGAGACCATTGCCTCCGAGCATGTCAGAGTTTCTATTTGGGTCCGGGTTCGATCACCTTCTCGACCAGCTCTCGCGGATTGGACTAAATGGCGCCGCACGCTGTGAGCACTCGCCGGCTTCGAAATCTGCCATCGAATCAATGCCCACTATCGAAATAGGAGACATTCACCTGTCCGTGGAGCCACACTGCGCCGTGTGTAAAGAACAATTCGAATTGGGATCCGAGGCCCGTGAAATGCCCTGCAAGCACATATACCATTCGGACTGCATTCTCCCGTGGCTTTTGATTCGAAATTCATGCCCAGTCTGCCGCCACCAGCTGCCTCCAGATACTGGGAACACAGTGGCGGAGTCTGACCGCACCGAGACTAGGCAGACTCTGGCTTCGAACTCGGATGAGAATTTCGGGCTGACGATATGGCGGCTTCCCGGTGGTGGGTTTGCAGTGGGTAGGTTTTCTGGAGGTAGACGTAGAGGCGGTGAGCGGGAGCTTCCGGAGGTGCACACGGAGGGCTATGGAGGGTTGAACAACGGTGGTGCACCGGGGAGGAGGATTTCGTGGACGGCGGGGGGCAGTAGAGGGAGGGAGAGTGGAGGATTTGGCCGGGTGCTTAACAATCTGATCGCGTGCTTCCGGGGAATCTCTTCTTCGGGCTCAAGTTCCAGTTCCAGTTCTAATTCGGTAACTCGAGCAGCTAGGAGATCAAGATCAGCGTCTTCGCGTTATAATTCGACGATGGCAGTGCGGAGGCGCAGGACTTGGTCCATGGATGTTAATGGTGGGATGAGGGAGTGGTGA
- the LOC121246401 gene encoding LOW QUALITY PROTEIN: glycerol-3-phosphate acyltransferase 5-like (The sequence of the model RefSeq protein was modified relative to this genomic sequence to represent the inferred CDS: deleted 1 base in 1 codon), producing the protein MRVRREMEKAPAQTSVVAELEGTLLNDPDPFSYFMLVAFEASGLIRFAMLLILWPTIRLLDMMGMADAGLKLMIFVAVVGVRESEIESVSRAVLPKFYVDEVDMEAWKVFSSHEKRVVVTKTPRIMVERFAKEHLRADGVIGSELVVNRFGFATGLVEDNIRLLSDRVAKLFVDEPPNLGLGRPTATGSSFLSLCNEQMHYPRLIANQKHDQQVLPPLRVIFHDGRLVKRPTPLIALLILLWMPLGILLAIIRLVLGLILPMRAIPYVSRLFGGKVIVKGKPPPPVSGGNSGVLFVCTHRSLMDPVILSTVLGRKTPAVTYSISRLTEILSPIPTVRLTRIRETDAEKIKRQLRKGDLVVCPEGTTCREPFLLRFSALFAELTDRIVPVAMNYRVGFFHATTARGWKALDPIFFFMNPRPIYEVTFLNQLPIEATCSSGKSPHDVANYVQRILAATLGFECTNFTRRDKYRVLAGNDGTVSYISFIDQVKKVVSIFKPFIQ; encoded by the exons atgagggTAAGGAGAGAAATGGAAAAGGCCCCAGCGCAGACGTCCGTTGTTGCGGAGCTCGAAGGCACCCTTCTGAACGATCCAGACCCCTTCTCCTACTTCATGTTAGTCGCATTCGAGGCCTCGGGCTTGATTAGGTTTGCGATGTTATTGATATTATGGCCCACGATTCGCTTGCTGGACATGATGGGCATGGCGGACGCCGGGCTCAAGCTCATGATCTTTGTTGCAGTCGTGGGTGTTCGTGAATCCGAGATCGAATCAGTGTCGAGGGCAGTGTTGCCCAAGTTTTACGTGGATGAAGTTGATATGGAGGCATGGAAAGTCTTCAGCTCGCACGAAAAGAGAGTTGTGGTGACTAAGACACCGAGGATTATGGTGGAGAGGTTTGCTAAGGAGCATCTGCGAGCTGATGGGGTTATTGGAAGCGAACTTGTTGTGAATCGGTTTGGGTTCGCAACGGGGCTCGTGGAGGATAATATTCGTCTTCTCTCTGATCGAGTAGCTAAGCTGTTTGTTGATGAACCACCAAATTTAGGATTGGGAAGACCTACAGCTACTGGTTCTTCATTCTTATCGCTGTGCAAT GAACAAATGCACTACCCACGATTGATCGCCAATCAAAAGCATGACCAACAGGTTCTTCCCCCGCTCCGAGTGATCTTTCATGATGGCCGCCTAGTTAAGCGCCCAACACCGCTCATTGCCCTCCTAATCCTCTTGTGGATGCCCTTAGGCATCTTGCTTGCAATAATCCGCCTTGTTCTGGGCTTGATTCTACCAATGCGGGCCATTCCCTACGTGTCTCGGCTATTTGGTGGCAAGGTTATTGTCAAGGGAAAACCACCCCCGCCTGTGTCTGGTGGAAACTCTGGGGTTCTATTTGTGTGCACCCACCGGAGCCTAATGGACCCAGTGATCCTCTCCACCGTGCTCGGACGTAAAACCCCAGCTGTGACATACTCCATTTCTCGATTAACTGAGATCCTGTCGCCAATACCCACTGTTAGGTTAACACGAATCCGGGAGACGGATGCAGAGAAAATCAAGCGACAATTAAGAAAGGGAGATCTGGTGGTTTGCCCCGAAGGAACAACATGCAGGGAACCCTTCCTTTTGAGGTTTAGTGCACTATTTGCTGAGCTAACGGATCGAATTGTCCCAGTGGCTATGAATTATCGCGTTGGGTTCTTCCATGCAACCACGGCTAGGGGTTGGAAGGCACTGGACCCGATTTTCTTCTTCATGAACCCTAGGCCCATCTACGAGGTAACGTTCTTGAACCAGTTACCAATAGAAGCGACATGTTCCTCTGGGAAAAGTCCGCATGATGTTGCAAATTATGTGCAAAGGATCTTGGCTGCTACGCTAGGGTTTGAGTGCACGAACTTTACTAGAAGGGACAAGTATAGGGTGTTGGCTGGAAATGATGGAACTGTGTCTTATATTTCGTTCATTGATCAGGTTAAGAAGGTG GTGAGCATCTTCAAGCCGTTTATTCAATGA
- the LOC121246370 gene encoding pumilio homolog 1-like — MVTDTYSKMAPDVSVRSVLKNNDYDEDLGVLMREQRRQQEEFTDREKELGMYRSGSAPPTVEGSLSAVGGLFDASVVVGFKKNSGQGPVSEDELRADPMYVNYYHSNVNLNPRLPPPLLSKEERRFAHRLSDGGAGPAVGGIGDRRRVSRGSEESRNGDGNRSLFSVQPGYGRKEENGKGTAEWAGDGLIGLPGLGLGSGQKSIAEIIQEDIYTSSVSRHPSRPGSRNAFDNGVETSESHFAHLHHELASMDALHSGGHKQGISGSQNVGASASHTYASALGASLSRSSTPDPQLVARAPSPRIPPVGGGRASSLDKRSFSGSDSFNGVSPGFNDSTDLVATLSGMNLSANGLGDNSRSELQHESDAHHDLFNLEGEKDHIKQHSYLNKSESAHFHLGPHSAKGSYPNMGNSSGVGMDLNNLLKADKKIELHKHVVSSANSYLKGPSTPTFNGRGSSPSHNQNSENMNSPFQNYGLSGYTINPSSPSMMASQLGIANLPPLFENATAASALGLSGMDSRVFGGLSLGPNLLAAADLQNISRLTNHTAGSALQVPLMDPLYLQYLRSNEYAAAQVAALNDTAMDRECMGNSYLNIIEAKKAYLGALLSPQKSHLGVPYLGKSAGLNHGYYGNPALGLGMSYAGSPLAGPLLPGSPIGSGSPVRHSERNMRFPGMRNLAGGVMGAWQSEVGGDLDETLAATLLDEFKSNKTKSFELSEIAGNVVEFSADQYGSRFIQQKLETATAEEKNMVFDEIMPQALSLMTDVFGNYVIQKFFEHGTTSQIRELADQLNGHVLTLSLQMYGCRVIQKAIEVVDLDQQTKMVKELDGHVMRCVRDQNGNHVIQKCIECIPEDAIQFIVSTFYDQVVTLSTHPYGCRVIQRILEHCDDAKTQQIMMDEVLRSVIMLAQDQYGNYVVQHVLEHGKPHERSAIINKLTGQIVQMSQQKFASNVIEKCLSFGTQTERQTLVNEMLGSTDENEPLQVMMKDQFANYVVQKVLETCDDQQLELILNRIKVHLNALKKYTYGKHIVARVEKLVAAGERRISIMNPHPAQMA, encoded by the exons ATGGTCACCGATACTTATTCAAAGATGGCGCCCGATGTTTCAGTGAGATCAGTGCTCAAAAACAACGATTATGACGAGGATTTGGGGGTGTTGATGAGGGAGCAAAGACGGCAACAGGAGGAGTTCACAGACAGAGAGAAGGAACTCGGTATGTACCGAAGTGGGTCGGCCCCACCAACCGTCGAGGGCTCGCTGAGCGCAGTGGGGGGATTATTCGATGCCTCGGTGGTAGTGGGTTTCAAGAAAAACAGTGGGCAAGGGCCGGTGAGCGAGGATGAACTTCGGGCTGACCCCATGTACGTAAATTATTACCATTCGAATGTGAATCTGAACCCGCGGCTGCCGCCGCCGCTGCTGTCGAAGGAGGAGAGGCGGTTTGCACATCGGTTGAGTGACGGCGGCGCGGGCCCGGCGGTGGGAGGAATCGGTGATAGGAGGAGAGTGAGTAGAGGTAGCGAAGAGAGTAGGAACGGGGATGGGAATCGGTCGCTATTTTCGGTGCAGCCAGGGTATGGTAGAAAGGAGGAGAATGGGAAGGGTACGGCGGAGTGGGCTGGCGATGGGTTAATTGGCTTGCCTGGTTTGGGGCTAGGGAGCGGGCAGAAGAGTATTGCAGAGATCATTCAG GAGGATATATATACATCATCTGTCTCTAGGCACCCATCTCGCCCTGGCAGCCGAAATGCATTTGATAATGGTGTTGAGACTTCAGAATCCCATTTTGCTCATTTGCACCATGAATTGGCGTCTATGGATGCTTTGCATTCTGGTGGGCACAAGCAAGGGATTTCAGGGTCACAAAATGTTGGTGCATCAGCTTCTCATACATATGCTTCTGCCTTAGGTGCCTCCTTGTCGAGGAGCAGCACACCTGACCCTCAACTTGTGGCTAGGGCACCAAGTCCTCGCATTCCACCTGTCGGAGGAGGGAGGGCTAGCTCATTGGATAAAAGAAGTTTTAGTGGATCAGACTCATTCAATGGTGTCTCACCTGGTTTCAATGACTCTACTGATCTGGTTGCTACTTTGTCAGGAATGAACCTGTCGGCAAATGGTTTGGGAGACAATTCAAGGTCAGAACTGCAACATGAAAGTGATGCTCACCATGACCTATTCAATTTGGAGGGCGAGAAGGATCATATAAAGCAACATTCATACTTAAACAAGTCTGAATCTGCGCATTTTCATCTGGGCCCCCATTCAGCTAAAGGATCATATCCGAACATGGGTAATAGCAGTGGGGTTGGGATGGATCTGAACAATTTATTGAAGGCTGATAAGAAAATAGAACTCCATAAACATGTTGTATCATCCGCTAACTCTTACTTGAAAGGACCATCTACACCAACTTTCAATGGCCGAGGAAGCTCACCTTCTCACAATCAGAATTCGGAAAATATGAATTCCCCATTTCAAAACTATGGCTTGAGTGGGTATACCATTAATCCTTCATCACCATCGATGATGGCTAGCCAGCTTGGGATTGCTAATTTGCCACCATTATTTGAAAATGCTACTGCTGCATCTGCATTGGGCCTTAGTGGCATGGACTCTAGAGTATTCGGAGGTCTTTCTTTAGGACCAAATTTGTTGGCAGCAGCAGATTTGCAGAATATTAGCAGATTGACAAATCACACCGCTGGAAGTGCCCTTCAGGTGCCACTGATGGACCCGTTGTATCTTCAGTACTTGAGATCAAACGAGTATGCTGCTGCGCAGGTTGCTGCCCTTAATGACACAGCAATGGATAGAGAATGTATGGGTAATTCATACCTGAATATAATCGAAGCCAAGAAAGCTTATCTGGGGGCATTGCTTTCACCTCAGAAGTCACACTTAGGTGTTCCCTACCTTGGTAAATCTGCTGGCTTGAATCATGGTTATTACGGAAATCCAGCATTAGGTCTTGGGATGTCATATGCTGGAAGCCCATTGGCTGGTCCTCTTCTTCCCGGCTCCCCTATTGGATCAGGCAGTCCTGTCCGGCACAGTGAGCGAAACATGCGTTTTCCTGGCATGAGGAATTTAGCTGGGGGTGTCATGGGTGCTTGGCAGTCAGAAGTCGGCGGTGACTTGGATGAAACTCTTGCAGCCACTTTACTAGATGAGTTTAAGAGCAATAAAACTAAATCTTTTGAACTTTCAGAAATTGCAGGAAATGTTGTTGAGTTCAG TGCCGATCAGTATGGTAGTCGATTTATTCAACAGAAACTTGAAACTGCCACTGCAGAAGAGAAAAACATGGTTTTTGATGAAATTATGCCCCAAGCACTTTCATTAATGACTGATGTCTTTGGTAATTATGTGATTCAGAAG tTTTTTGAGCATGGGACCACGTCCCAAATAAGAGAACTGGCTGACCAGCTCAATGGTCACGTGCTGACCCTTAGCCTTCAAATGTATGGTTGCCGAGTTATCCAGAAG GCTATAGAAGTTGTTGATCTGGATCAGCAGACTAAAATGGTCAAGGAGCTGGATGGTCATGTTATGCGTTGTGTACGCGATCAAAATGGGAACCATGTCATCCAGAAGTGTATTGAATGCATACCTGAAGATGCCATCCAGTTTATTGTTTCAACATTTTATGATCAAGTTGTGACTCTTTCTACTCATCCATATGGCTGTCGTGTCATACAG AGAATCCTGGAGCATTGCGATGATGCTAAAACACAGCAAATAATGATGGATGAGGTTTTGAGGTCTGTTATCATGTTGGCTCAAGACCAATATGGGAATTACGTTGTACAG CATGTGCTGGAGCATGGCAAGCCACATGAACGTTCGgctatcataaataaattaactgGTCAGATTGTCCAAATGAGCCAGCAGAAATTTGCCTCCAATGTTATCGAAAAATGTTTAAGCTTTGGAACTCAAACAGAACGCCAGACGCTTGTTAATGAGATGCTTGGTTCTACTGATGAAAATGAGCCCCTCCAG GTGATGATGAAAGATCAGTTTGCAAATTATGTTGTACAGAAAGTGTTGGAAACTTGTGATGACCAGCAACTTGAACTGATACTTAACCGAATAAAGGTCCATCTGAATGCTCTTAAGAAGTATACATATGGGAAGCATATAGTTGCGCGTGTGGAGAAACTTGTTGCAGCTGGAG AGAGGAGGATTAGCATTATGAATCCGCATCCTGCTCAGATGGCATAG